The Streptomyces venezuelae genomic interval CTCGACGCCGTCCGCCCGGTACTGGGCGAAGGCCTCTGCCGGGTGTTCCAGGTACCCCTCGGTGCGCGAGGTGGCGGTCGGTGCCATGGTCGGCGGCAGGTAGGCGAGCAGCCGCGGGTCGACGGCGAAGCGGCTCATGACCTCCAGGGCCGCCGCCGCGTTCTCCTCGCGCACGGCGACGTTGCCGAGGTGCCGGGTCTCCACGATCCGTCGGCCGTGCACGTCGGCCAGGTCCAGCGGGCGTCCCTCGTGCCCGCCGGGCGCCTCGGTCGCGAGCGGCCGGGCCGGCTCGTACCAGACCTGCTCGGCCGGTACGTCGACGAGTTCGCGCTCCGGCCAGCGCAGCGCGGTCATCTTCCCGCCGAAGACGGCCCCCGTGTCGAGGCAGATGGTGTTGTTGATCCAGGAGGTGTTCGGTACGGGCGTGTGGCCGTACACGACGGCGGCCCGGCCCCGGTAGTCCTCCGCCCACGGGTAGCGCACCGGCAGCCCGAACTCGTCGGTCTCCCCGGTGGTGTCCCCGTACAGCGCGTGCGAGCGCACCCGGCCGGAGGTGCGGCCGTGGTACTTCTCCGGCAGCCCGGCGTGGCAGACGACGAGGGCGCCGCCGTCGAGGACGTAGTGGCTGACGAGCCCGTCGATGAACTCGGCGACCTGGGCGCGGAACTCCTCGCTCTCGCCCTCCAGCTGCTCGATCGTCTCGGCGAGTCCGTGGGTCTGCTGGACCTTCCTGCCCTTCAGCCAGCGGCCGAGCTTGTTCTCGTGGTTGCCGGGGACGCACAGGGCGTCGCCGGAGGCGACCATGGCCATGACGCGCCGCAGGACGCCCGGCGAGTCGGGGCCCCGGTCGACGAGGTCGCCGACGAAGACCGCCGTGCGCCCCTCCGGGTGGTGGCCGTCCACATAGCCGAGCCGCGCGAGGAGGGTGTCGAGCTCGGACCGGCAGCCGTGGATGTCACCGATGATGTCGAAGGGGCCGGTGAGGTGCCGCAGGTCGTTGAAGCGGCGCTCCAGGACGACCTCGGCCTCCTCGACCTCCTCCACCGAACGCAGGACGTGCACCTTGCGGAAGCCCTCGCGCTCCAGTCCGCGCAGCGAGCGGCGCAGCTCGCGGCGGTGGCGCTGGATGACGTGCGCGGGCATGTCGGCGCGGTCGGGACGGCCGGCGTTCCGCGTGCGGCACACCTCCTCGGGCAGGTCGAGCACGATGGCGATGGGCAGCACGTCGTGCTCCCGGGCCAGCCTGACCAGCTGGCGGCGGGCCTCCGGCTGCACGTTGGTGGCGTCGACGACGGTCAGCCGTCCCGCCGCGAGCCGCTTGCCGGCGATGTAGTGGAGGACGTCGAAGGCGTCCTTGCTCGCGGACTGGTCGTTCTCGTCGTCGGCGACGAGCCCCCGGCAGAAGTCGGAGGAGACGATCTCGGTCGGCTTGAAGTGGCGCCGCGCGAAGGTCGACTTGCCGGAGCCGGTGGCACCGACGAGGACCACGAGGGACAGGTCGGTGACAGGCAGCGTGCGGGTGGTCATGCCGCGACCTCCTTCAAGGTCTCGTCGGTCTCGTCGGTCTTGTCCGTCCGGGTGAAGACGGCCATCTGCGTCGGCGGCCCGACCTCGGGGTCGTCGGGTCCGACGGGAACGAACTCCACGCCGTACCCGTACGGTCCGGCGACTCCCGCCGCCCACTCCCGGAACTCCTCCCGGGTCCATTCGAAGCGGTGGTCGTTGTGCCGGACGTGTCCGGCGGGCAGCGACTCCCAGCGCACGTTGTACTCGACGTTCGGCGTGGTCACGAGGACCGTACGGGGCCGGGCCGCGCCGAACACCGCGTACTCGAGCGCCGGCAGCCGCGGCAGGTCCAGGTGCTCGATCACCTCGCTGAGCACGGCCGCGTCGTAGCCGGCGAGCCGCTTGTCGGTGTACGCGAGCGAGCCCTGGAGCAGCGTGACCCGGGCGGCCTGCCGCTCCCCCATCCGGTCGAGCCGCAGCCGGCGGGCGGCGACGGTCAGCGCCCGGACGGACACGTCCACGCCGACGATCTCGGTGAACCGGACGTCCTTGAGCAGGGCCTGCACCAACTGGCCCTGTCCGCACCCGAGATCGAGCACGCGGGCCGCGCCGGCGCTGTGGAGCGCGGCGAGGATCGCGTCCCGGCGCTGCTCGGCGAGCGGCACCGGCCGCTCCTCCGTGTCGGTGGCCTCGTCCACGGCGTTGTCGACGTCCTCGACGTCGAGCCCCTCGGCCTCGGCGAGCCGCACCAGCTCAAGGCGCTCCGTCGCCTCACGGGCCAGGCCCCAGCGACGCGAGAGGTAGCGCTCGGTGATCAGCTTCCGCTCCGGGTGGCCGGCCAGCCAGCCGTCCCCGGCGCGCAGCAGCTTGTCGACCTCGTCGGGCGCGACCCAGTAGTGCTTGGCGTCGTCGAGGACGGGCAGCAGGACGTACAGCTGGTTGAGCGCGTCGGCGAGCCGCAGCTCGCCTTCGAGCACCAGGCGCACGTACCGGGAGGCGCCCCACTCGGGGAACTCCGCGTCCAGCGCGACCGGTTCGGCCTCCACCGCGCTCCAGCCGAGCGGCTCGAAAAGGGCGCGCACGAGGCCGGCGCCGCCCCTGGCGGGGAGCGCGGGGACCTCGATCCGCAGCGGCAGCGGAGCGGCGGCCCGCTCGGGCATCGCCTGGCACACGCCGTGCAGCGCGGTCTTGAAGACCTTGGCGAGCGCCACGGCAAGCAGCGAGGACGCCGCGTAGGGCCGGTCGTTCACGTACTGCGCGAGCGCGGCGTCGGGGGCGCCGCCCCGGCCCTTGCCCTTGCCGCGGCGCACCAGCGCCACGGGATCCACCTCCAGGAGGAGTGCCGCGGTGCACCGCTCGGCGCTCGCCTCGGGGTAGAGGACGTGCGCAGTGCCGTGCGAGGTCGAGAACGCCTGTGCCCGCTCGGGATGCTTGTGCAGCAGAAATCCGAGATCGGTCGCGGGTCGCTCCGGGGTGCCGGTTGTACTGATCGTCAGGAACACACGCTCGAGTATGAGCGTGCCCCGCCCGCCCCACCAGGCAATTTCGACGCACCCGCCGCCCGTCGGCTACTCGGGCGACTCACCCGCCCCACCGGCGAGCGCCTCGGCCAGCTCGGCGACGAGCGACGGACCGACGCGGCAGCAGCCACCGATCAGCCGGGCCCCGGCCCCCGCCCAGGCGGTGGCCCGGGGCGGGTCGAAGGTGCCGTCGCCACGCCAGCCCCGG includes:
- a CDS encoding polynucleotide kinase-phosphatase — encoded protein: MTTRTLPVTDLSLVVLVGATGSGKSTFARRHFKPTEIVSSDFCRGLVADDENDQSASKDAFDVLHYIAGKRLAAGRLTVVDATNVQPEARRQLVRLAREHDVLPIAIVLDLPEEVCRTRNAGRPDRADMPAHVIQRHRRELRRSLRGLEREGFRKVHVLRSVEEVEEAEVVLERRFNDLRHLTGPFDIIGDIHGCRSELDTLLARLGYVDGHHPEGRTAVFVGDLVDRGPDSPGVLRRVMAMVASGDALCVPGNHENKLGRWLKGRKVQQTHGLAETIEQLEGESEEFRAQVAEFIDGLVSHYVLDGGALVVCHAGLPEKYHGRTSGRVRSHALYGDTTGETDEFGLPVRYPWAEDYRGRAAVVYGHTPVPNTSWINNTICLDTGAVFGGKMTALRWPERELVDVPAEQVWYEPARPLATEAPGGHEGRPLDLADVHGRRIVETRHLGNVAVREENAAAALEVMSRFAVDPRLLAYLPPTMAPTATSRTEGYLEHPAEAFAQYRADGVERVVCEEKHMGSRAVALVCRDEKAAQERFGVTGVTGALYTRTGRPFFDDRTVTEQVLDRLRTAIDAAGLWDELAAPDSTSGAGDWLLLDGELMPWSLKSAGLLRSQYAAVGAASAAVLPGAVEALRSAVARGVEGLDGLLAKQREREVDAAAFTEAYRRYCWPTQGLEGVRFAPFQLLAARGRSLAAVPHDQQLAWLDRLVEHDPTGLLQVTRRLVVDTGDEASVRAGTDWWLELTGAGGEGMVVKPLAALVRDAKGRLGQPGVKVRGREYLRIIYGPEYTRPENLERLRQRFLGHKRSLALREYALGLEALDRLADGEPLWRVHEAVFAVLALESEPVDPRL
- a CDS encoding 3' terminal RNA ribose 2'-O-methyltransferase Hen1 yields the protein MFLTISTTGTPERPATDLGFLLHKHPERAQAFSTSHGTAHVLYPEASAERCTAALLLEVDPVALVRRGKGKGRGGAPDAALAQYVNDRPYAASSLLAVALAKVFKTALHGVCQAMPERAAAPLPLRIEVPALPARGGAGLVRALFEPLGWSAVEAEPVALDAEFPEWGASRYVRLVLEGELRLADALNQLYVLLPVLDDAKHYWVAPDEVDKLLRAGDGWLAGHPERKLITERYLSRRWGLAREATERLELVRLAEAEGLDVEDVDNAVDEATDTEERPVPLAEQRRDAILAALHSAGAARVLDLGCGQGQLVQALLKDVRFTEIVGVDVSVRALTVAARRLRLDRMGERQAARVTLLQGSLAYTDKRLAGYDAAVLSEVIEHLDLPRLPALEYAVFGAARPRTVLVTTPNVEYNVRWESLPAGHVRHNDHRFEWTREEFREWAAGVAGPYGYGVEFVPVGPDDPEVGPPTQMAVFTRTDKTDETDETLKEVAA